The Nerophis lumbriciformis linkage group LG09, RoL_Nlum_v2.1, whole genome shotgun sequence nucleotide sequence AAGGAACAATAGCGATTAAACAAACGCATCTGTTATCATTTGAATATAGCATATAATAGAGCGGGGGTGTCCAACCTTTGTCCACACAGGGCTGGATAGGGatcggtacctttcacatttgaactgataagGTCCCaatttatggtattttttttgtgtCTTAATAGGTGttaattgtttgaaaaaaaatatctaggtaaaatttaaaaatgagcttattatgataactgtgctgtcccgttatcttgttttcttattacatttctgagtctcatttgcaagtattatatggtagattttgcatgcagttgcaattccaaggcgttagatggcagtagtgaatAGACTACGGCGTGTtgccttagccaggaagtagtcgttgccatgaagttgaatgtgccagtctattTTTgaatgattgaaacttttattagtagattgcacaatatagtacatattccgtacaattgaccactaagtttttcaacttgtttaagtcggggtccaagtaaatcaattcatggtaaagtcttATGTCTTATGTTACAGTGTTTATactataagtattgtacttattacacaccagctgtttgattgtaacgtgcatcttagcgtagtttttattaccaaatttggaggtattGATATAGTGATGTAGAATCGCTaaggctaatcagtagcatgtatatggcaaagccaatgtagattagcatcaagctagcacattttggaaaagAGACTTTAATTGAAGCAatcatttggacacaaatgcaatttttttgtcagaatgtcatacaggacttTTTTATGTGTTACTTGAATGCAttacatttatttgttcaaaatacaCCCAGCCAGGATGTATTTTGaagtaaaacattttcaaagtctcttcactcatctttgcaGTGAGTTAAAgcagttaaggtaaaggagcatgtacagtACAAGttcattgcatgattaatctgcgtataaaCATGATTAATGCGGTTttcttttgtgattaatcacattagttaacttttttattttattattaattgaatgttgtctgtctatctgtgttggccccgcgatgaggtggcgacttgtccagggtgtaccccgccttccgtccgattgtagctgcgccccccgcgaccccgaagggaataagcggtagaaaatggatggatggatggatatgttatGTAATGTTCAGTCTTTTGCCTTTTGCTCACCTGACATCAAGTTGTACTTCAGGATGAGCTCCTTGATGATGTCATAGGTCACCAGCTCCGAACAGTTAACGATGGCGTTGCGAGTGATGTTGGGCATGCAGCCTGCATGAACGCAAGAGGAGCGTTACAGCACGTCTGAGTAGATTGAAATGTTATGTAATCCTCGTACCTTTCCAGAGCCCCCGCACGCCCTCGTCCCGGGCAATGGTCTTGTAGGCGTCCAGAGTGCCGTTATATCTTCTCCCGCCGTCTGACAGGCGAGCCTGGGCCTGAAAGCGTACTTTCACCACGTCTGTCGGTTGAGCAAAGGCCACAGCCATGGCGCCGGTGGTGCATCCCGCCATGAGCCGGATTACGATCCCAGAACCTTTTTTCACGACACATCCAATCGTCACGATCAAAGTCGCCGTTTGGCTGGACGAGGATCGTACTCACTTTCCGTGCCGCGGGTGTAGAACTGCTTCATGGAGTCGTAAAGGCCGATTCGTACCGAGGCGAAGCTCATCTGCCTCTGCAGCCCTGCCACCAGGCCGTTGTAAAGACTCCTGGGCCCTTCAGTGCGCACCATAGTGCTGATGGTGCCAAACACGCCGCGGTATTTCTTCGCATTGCCACCATCCGATTTCTGACTCTCTCCCTGAACCTGAAGGCAACATAAGCACAAACATTCACAGCAAAATCCAACTCCACGTCAACTATCATAGTTGTATATCGTCCTGTACCTGGAGTCGCACTTTGGCCGTGTCCAGTGGGAAGGTGATGAGGTCAGCGATGCATGCGGCAGTGCCAGCACCAAAGAACTTCACAGTCGCTGAAGGCATCACGTCTTTGGCTTTCATGACGACGGCCATTTTTGCACCTACATTGTAACACAAAAAAATGCTCTTATTTGACCTTATATATTCAGCTTACTATTTGCCAGCTTTTTCCCTTCATTTTAAACTTAAGTCTCACTATATGGCAGTACTTTGCAAATACTGTGTCGGGGCAAAGCAGGATTCGTATTAtatgaatatgtactatatattttttctctGCTTAACGAATCCCAAAGACTGAGCATTCTTGAAATATTACAAATTGTGTTTTATAAACTTTACTTGGGTAATTGTTGGAAGTTGTTAACAGTTGAAAACCGCTGCTGTATGGTATTGAAACCATATTATTTATTGCAGCCAATCGGTTTTTAACATCAATAACCAAATTGGAAATACATGCAAAAGGTAACAATGGtatggttttatcaaataaaattatGCTTAGTGCCCCAATTTAGCCAGAATAAATTACAATATAACGATGATTattaaaatcaaataattactaaGAGTAGTTATAATAACTTTATTtagttaaaatacatttaatttttattttaaatctaaatattagTATTAGATTTGTAATTGTTATAAATATCATGTGTATTATTTATAACAATTGTCGTactatataatcaaccatcaataaTTACAATAGCTATAATATGGGTTTatgtcaaaatacaaataaataaattagtgttatatttataatatatttattatttatatccatCATTATACTATATAATTATGTGGGTGCATATACAGTATGCGTTTACAAAAGCACCTTAAAGACAGACATCTCATCACAACATACTGTAGTAATAGATATTAGTATTGTAATAATTatgattataataaataaaatattttatattcatgaatactattataatatataatcaaTCATAAATACTTCATGATCATTATAATATGGActggtttataaataaataaataaatctcctTAAAGACAATACATATTAACATTACAATATTTTTAattataataaacatttattatttatcattattattatactatataatTAACCAtcaataatttgtatatttatattgaTAATAATGTTTGCTCatgtataaataaaaacatatcagGTCACATCACAACATAGTAATGAGTATTATatttataattgtaataattatATATGATTATTTGATTATATAAtttaattatacatgacaaaatgAAAGTGGCGATGGGAACCACACTCAAATAGTTTGATACCTGATACATTGACATATTCATACATTGACTTTCATTGTCCAATCAAATACTTTAGACAACAATCATGTAATATTCTGGCACAGTACTACGAGCATTAAAGTGCTGTATAGTTGCTTCACATACAGAAGTGTAGAAGTTTACCTCTGTTATAGTCCACTGAAGTGTAATAATCCCCAAGCAGCAAAGTGTAGAGAGGATCCTTGAGGCGTTCCTTCCACTGCCCTCATCTCTTGCTGCCTGCTCACTGTTTGTCTCGTCGCCAAGCGGCTCAATTTATGGCCACCTTTCTGCACATGACCTCAAGGCAGCGTGACGGGCCGGGCCCACCTGTTATGTGAGGCTCATGTTTACCAGTGTGGGACACGCACACAGAACACAGGCAGGATACTTTAGCTCTTGTTGATCTTCACTTTGCAGCGTCACGGCTGGCCGGGGTGGGCTCCTGAAGCGCAGAGGGAAAAAATAGGAAAACATTTGAACATGTAGTCATTTGCAGTCATCACGTGTTGTCATTCTTCTACTTAATCTTGATTCAATGTATGTTGGCAGTGAGTTCATAGGACATGCAGTCCTTTTTGTGTCTATTGGCTCACGTCTGCGGCCAATCAGAGACAGAGACGccttatggaattcctggagtgTTCTCACTGGGACTTCAAGCCAGTCATAGAAGGCTGCGCTGGATAACACCTTTAATCACTTTTGAAGTGCATCCAAGTAGAGGAGAGGGGTCATTTGGACTCTCCACTAGTATATATACTCGTATCAGCACCAATCTTATCATTTATCATATACAGTCAATGCATGACATTTGTTTGAAatgcaaaataaaatattttctatCGTTCCATCCCTACAACTtatatcagtgattctcaaactgtggtaggcagtgttgggttagttactgaaaaccagtaactagttacagttactttatttcaaaagcaactcagttactaactcagttacttacaccaaaaagtaatgcgttactgtgaaaagtaactattaagttactttttttttttttaaggctcccattaatgcccttttagccttcacttcagtactgttattgcactggagaataatacaatctgttgatcaacttgacatgcatttgcatcactgaactctgctaagcaatgtggcaaagacaaagatatgtttcaaagggccaatttattttgggccagaacaaattgacaaaactattttaaatagctgcaacataacatacgtaagtaacaaaccgcataataacaacatgtcacaacatagctgtaaacctggcttcacccaaggaaggcacacatgacatgattataagtcatgtcactatatacagcacacatactgctatacacacgcctaaccaggcgtttttttctctcaaggaattgtgaaataaaatcatgtcttcagtgaagcccagaacactctacgcatttccccagttttagtttagagaaaaggaaagattggcctggcccactaggatccctctttatgtttgtgaacattACAGtc carries:
- the LOC133607116 gene encoding dicarboxylate carrier UCP2-like, whose translation is MAVVMKAKDVMPSATVKFFGAGTAACIADLITFPLDTAKVRLQVQGESQKSDGGNAKKYRGVFGTISTMVRTEGPRSLYNGLVAGLQRQMSFASVRIGLYDSMKQFYTRGTESSGIVIRLMAGCTTGAMAVAFAQPTDVVKVRFQAQARLSDGGRRYNGTLDAYKTIARDEGVRGLWKGCMPNITRNAIVNCSELVTYDIIKELILKYNLMSDNLPCHFTAAFGAGFCTTVVASPVDVVKTRFMNSGTNQYSSAINCAVTMLKNEGPAAFYKGFMPSFLRLGSWNIVMFVTYEQIKRGMTKYWESPF